In Chryseobacterium camelliae, one DNA window encodes the following:
- a CDS encoding ATP-grasp domain-containing protein codes for MAKKVGILFGMEDTFPWAFIDRVNELGKGEITAEPVLIDQLEQGADYGYAVIIDRISHDVPFYRAYLKNAALNGTYVINNPFWWSADEKFFNNALMTKLGIPLPKTVLLPSFERPSNTSETSFRNLKYPHNWEYIFDYIGFPAYMKPHDGGGWRNVYRVESPEDLWSKHSETEQLVMMVQEEIVFTDYYRVYCLGRKHVHIMPYEPRNPTHLRYATTHQTQGKELEKLLKTIHDYTILMNEALGYDFNTVEFAVRDGIPYAIDFCNPAPDADRNSVGEENFEWIVEHAAQFAIEKAKDYVPGEAHISWGTFVQDSMEK; via the coding sequence ATGGCAAAAAAGGTGGGTATTTTATTCGGCATGGAAGATACGTTCCCATGGGCATTCATCGATCGGGTGAATGAACTCGGAAAAGGAGAAATCACTGCCGAACCTGTACTGATCGATCAACTGGAACAGGGCGCAGATTATGGCTATGCGGTTATCATCGACAGGATTTCACATGATGTGCCGTTCTACAGGGCATATCTTAAAAATGCAGCATTAAACGGAACTTATGTGATCAACAATCCGTTCTGGTGGAGTGCAGACGAAAAGTTTTTCAATAACGCTCTGATGACCAAGCTTGGAATTCCTTTGCCGAAAACCGTACTGTTACCGTCTTTTGAGAGGCCTTCAAATACTTCGGAAACTTCATTCAGAAACCTGAAGTATCCCCATAACTGGGAGTATATTTTTGATTACATTGGTTTTCCGGCTTACATGAAACCCCATGATGGCGGCGGATGGCGGAATGTTTATCGCGTGGAAAGTCCCGAGGATCTCTGGAGTAAGCATTCTGAAACGGAACAGCTGGTCATGATGGTTCAGGAAGAAATTGTGTTTACAGATTATTACCGGGTATATTGCCTGGGCAGAAAACATGTGCACATTATGCCTTACGAACCGCGGAATCCTACGCATCTCAGGTATGCAACCACGCATCAGACCCAAGGCAAAGAATTGGAGAAACTGCTGAAAACCATCCATGATTATACAATTCTGATGAACGAAGCTTTGGGCTACGATTTCAATACCGTAGAATTTGCCGTGCGGGACGGGATTCCTTACGCCATTGACTTCTGCAATCCTGCCCCGGATGCCGATAGGAATTCTGTAGGGGAAGAGAACTTTGAGTGGATCGTAGAGCATGCAGCTCAATTTGCCATAGAAAAGGCAAAAGATTACGTTCCAGGAGAAGCGCACATCAGTTGGGGAACTTTTGTACAGGATTCGATGGAAAAATAA
- a CDS encoding type 1 glutamine amidotransferase: MTDIRIALLDMNNNHINQGFKNILEISEAFRQQSGEHVSIETFDVRHKNEMPDAAAFDIFISSGGPGDPHREGLEWEDRFAGLLDSIFNHNRTHSEKKYLFLICHSFQLAAIHWRLGNICKRKSYSFGIMPVHKTEEGETEFLFMNLPDPFFAVDSRAYQFIEPDYQRLEELGMKIVAIEKSRPHIDLERAVMAVRFSDEIFGTQFHPEANPEGMLENLKDEKNKNAMIENFGIEKYLETLDRMDDEDKIMLTQAQILPGFLQSAVKSILKRAGAY, translated from the coding sequence ATGACCGATATTCGCATTGCCCTGCTGGATATGAACAACAACCATATCAATCAGGGATTCAAGAACATCCTCGAGATTTCGGAAGCTTTCCGGCAGCAATCCGGGGAACACGTAAGCATTGAAACATTTGATGTCCGGCACAAAAATGAGATGCCGGATGCCGCGGCATTTGATATTTTCATATCTTCCGGAGGACCGGGAGACCCACACCGGGAAGGCCTGGAATGGGAAGACCGTTTCGCCGGATTACTGGATTCTATTTTTAACCATAACCGGACTCATTCCGAGAAGAAATACCTGTTTCTGATCTGCCATTCCTTTCAGCTGGCAGCCATCCATTGGAGGCTGGGCAATATCTGCAAAAGAAAATCTTATTCTTTTGGCATCATGCCCGTGCACAAGACAGAGGAAGGTGAAACTGAATTTTTGTTCATGAATCTGCCGGACCCTTTTTTTGCGGTAGATTCCAGGGCGTATCAGTTTATTGAACCGGACTATCAACGCTTGGAGGAGCTGGGCATGAAAATAGTGGCCATTGAAAAATCCCGCCCCCATATCGATCTGGAAAGAGCTGTTATGGCGGTGCGCTTTTCTGATGAAATTTTCGGCACCCAGTTTCATCCTGAAGCTAATCCTGAAGGCATGCTTGAAAACCTTAAGGATGAGAAGAATAAAAACGCTATGATTGAAAACTTCGGGATCGAAAAATACCTTGAAACGCTGGACAGGATGGACGACGAAGATAAAATCATGCTGACACAGGCACAGATCCTTCCAGGCTTCCTTCAGTCTGCGGTTAAAAGTATCCTGAAACGGGCCGGAGCTTACTGA
- a CDS encoding leucyl aminopeptidase family protein: protein MITAKIPRKFRHNSKALKNNPMKLINKKNRKYAQVFHLFSEEEWAKVHKNFNPGISAFFNGKKHEVFIHVHEEGIVYFIGLGKADIRNFEVQQAAVKFSQTQKATLKAVPTLILADFLSERQFEEWVKGLLIGTYEYPFEKKHAVWDPAFEIHSQNISQKKLDIIAQRAYALCNGQTACQEWLNKPANLKKPDIFSTYLKNTAKKYDFKYTAFNRKKCEELGLGAYLSVNQGSAYDAAFTILEYKSNVKNAKTFGLVGKCVLFDTGGISLKNPDNMHYMKSDMGGATAVLGTLIYAAEMQLPVNIIAILPVTDNAISEKAFLPSDVVTAYNGKTIEVLNTDAEGRMILADSLAYLAKNYTTDLLIDLATLTGSAVRMFGDTCGALFSNDESLQNLLLKSGEATHQRLWNLPLWDIWNEDIRSDVADIKNISMKPIGDCIIAAKFLQHFIEGHPKWAHLDIAGVAFGNVGYAKEKAATGFGVQLLIDLIENYH from the coding sequence ATGATAACAGCGAAAATCCCGCGGAAGTTCCGCCACAACAGCAAAGCGCTAAAAAACAATCCTATGAAACTGATCAATAAAAAAAACAGGAAATACGCCCAGGTATTTCATCTCTTCAGCGAAGAAGAGTGGGCCAAAGTGCACAAAAATTTCAATCCTGGCATCTCTGCATTCTTTAACGGAAAAAAACATGAGGTCTTTATCCATGTGCATGAAGAGGGCATCGTCTATTTTATCGGTCTAGGAAAAGCGGATATCCGGAATTTTGAGGTCCAGCAGGCTGCGGTAAAATTCTCCCAGACTCAAAAAGCAACCCTGAAAGCCGTACCGACATTGATTTTAGCTGATTTCCTGAGTGAAAGACAGTTTGAAGAGTGGGTCAAAGGCCTTCTTATCGGGACATACGAATATCCTTTCGAGAAAAAACATGCAGTTTGGGATCCTGCATTTGAAATACATTCCCAGAATATCAGCCAGAAAAAACTGGATATCATTGCACAGCGCGCCTATGCGTTATGCAATGGACAAACCGCCTGCCAGGAATGGCTGAACAAACCTGCTAACCTTAAAAAACCAGATATATTCAGCACTTATCTTAAAAATACGGCGAAGAAATACGATTTTAAATACACGGCATTCAACCGGAAAAAATGTGAAGAACTGGGACTGGGGGCTTATCTTTCTGTTAATCAGGGCAGCGCCTATGATGCCGCCTTTACCATCCTGGAATACAAGAGCAATGTTAAAAACGCAAAAACATTCGGCCTCGTCGGAAAATGTGTGCTTTTTGATACCGGCGGGATCTCCCTGAAAAATCCCGATAATATGCATTACATGAAATCTGACATGGGAGGAGCTACAGCTGTTTTAGGAACACTGATCTATGCTGCCGAGATGCAGCTTCCGGTAAATATCATTGCTATACTGCCTGTAACAGACAATGCCATATCTGAAAAGGCTTTCCTTCCCAGTGATGTAGTAACGGCTTACAACGGTAAAACCATCGAAGTGCTCAATACGGATGCTGAAGGAAGGATGATCCTGGCTGACAGCCTTGCCTATCTTGCTAAAAACTACACCACTGACCTCCTCATTGATCTGGCTACCTTAACCGGAAGTGCTGTTAGGATGTTCGGAGATACCTGTGGAGCCTTGTTCTCTAATGATGAGTCGCTTCAAAACCTGTTGCTGAAAAGCGGTGAAGCAACACATCAGCGCTTATGGAATCTTCCTTTGTGGGACATCTGGAACGAAGATATACGGTCGGACGTAGCAGATATCAAAAATATCTCTATGAAACCTATTGGCGACTGCATTATAGCAGCTAAATTCCTGCAGCACTTCATTGAAGGCCATCCAAAATGGGCTCATCTTGATATTGCCGGCGTGGCGTTCGGAAATGTTGGTTATGCCAAAGAAAAAGCAGCGACCGGATTCGGAGTCCAGCTGCTGATTGATTTAATTGAAAATTATCATTAA
- a CDS encoding isoaspartyl peptidase/L-asparaginase has translation MKIIIHGGFFSESDQSSEVKKAKQDSLQHIAQKAFEYLKSNSAFDTVAYAVSLLEDDPLYNAGTGSQIQSDGMIRMSAAIMDGKTQKLSGVINIQDVKNPVFVAKALMQEDDRVLGGEGAKSYAAKHGFSDYSTEIPQRRKEYEEKLKNGGKGTVGCVAIDSDGNLAVATSTGGKGFEIPGRISDSATVAGNYANPFCAVSCTGVGEDIVSNATATKIVTRVTDGMDLKTAFDKTFEELKAVDGFAGAIAIDRNGNVYHQDSYPTMVFASFDGTNFKVFS, from the coding sequence ATGAAAATTATTATTCACGGCGGTTTTTTTTCGGAAAGCGACCAGAGCAGCGAAGTAAAGAAAGCGAAACAGGATTCTTTACAGCACATCGCGCAAAAAGCATTTGAATACTTGAAGTCCAATTCTGCATTTGATACAGTGGCCTATGCGGTTTCACTCTTAGAAGACGACCCTTTATACAATGCCGGTACAGGCTCACAGATCCAAAGTGACGGTATGATCAGGATGAGTGCTGCAATTATGGATGGGAAAACCCAGAAATTGAGTGGGGTCATCAACATCCAGGATGTAAAAAATCCGGTCTTTGTGGCTAAAGCACTCATGCAGGAAGATGACAGGGTCCTTGGCGGAGAAGGGGCAAAATCTTATGCTGCAAAGCACGGATTCAGTGATTATTCCACCGAGATCCCTCAGAGAAGAAAAGAGTACGAAGAAAAACTGAAGAATGGAGGAAAAGGCACGGTAGGCTGTGTAGCCATCGACAGCGATGGCAACCTGGCTGTGGCAACATCAACCGGAGGGAAAGGATTTGAAATCCCTGGAAGGATCTCAGATTCTGCCACTGTAGCCGGAAATTATGCCAATCCGTTCTGTGCAGTCAGCTGTACAGGTGTGGGGGAAGATATTGTAAGCAATGCTACCGCTACAAAAATCGTAACCCGGGTAACGGACGGAATGGATCTTAAAACGGCCTTTGACAAGACTTTTGAAGAATTAAAAGCAGTGGACGGTTTTGCAGGAGCTATTGCTATTGACCGCAACGGAAATGTTTATCATCAGGATTCTTATCCAACTATGGTATTTGCAAGTTTTGACGGTACAAATTTTAAAGTTTTCAGCTAA
- a CDS encoding alpha/beta fold hydrolase yields MPHIEHSDYYSHILNMHVPVEITGHYGYPVIMFPTSQGSYTQNNDFHLNGSVNWLIEQGKIKLYNIQTIDSSSFYDNNIPPQDRIRNYERYIQFLIQEFVPYIQKLHQTHRIAVAGASFGGYHAANFAFRFPDLVSHLICLSGAFSIRNFMDGYSDDLVYFNCPNEFVKNDAAWKYKHMHIVLSTSDQDICRDKNIEMAEILRSKGIDFWYDERKWISHDWPLWRMVFPMFMGRFFS; encoded by the coding sequence ATGCCTCATATAGAACATTCTGATTATTATTCGCATATTTTAAATATGCATGTCCCTGTAGAAATTACGGGGCATTATGGTTATCCGGTCATTATGTTTCCTACTTCGCAGGGATCCTATACTCAGAATAATGATTTCCACCTGAACGGAAGTGTCAACTGGCTGATCGAACAGGGAAAAATAAAGCTGTATAACATCCAGACCATAGATAGCAGCAGCTTTTATGATAATAACATTCCCCCGCAGGACAGGATCAGAAATTATGAACGGTATATCCAGTTTTTGATTCAGGAGTTTGTACCCTATATACAGAAACTTCATCAAACCCATCGCATAGCTGTTGCAGGAGCAAGTTTCGGGGGATATCATGCTGCTAATTTTGCATTCAGGTTTCCGGATCTGGTTTCTCACCTGATCTGCCTTTCGGGTGCTTTCAGCATCAGAAATTTTATGGATGGCTATTCTGATGACCTTGTGTACTTCAACTGTCCCAATGAATTTGTAAAAAATGATGCAGCATGGAAGTATAAGCACATGCATATTGTACTGAGCACTTCAGACCAGGATATCTGCAGGGACAAGAATATTGAAATGGCGGAAATATTGAGATCCAAAGGCATTGATTTCTGGTATGACGAAAGAAAATGGATCAGTCATGACTGGCCACTCTGGAGAATGGTTTTCCCTATGTTTATGGGACGTTTCTTCTCCTGA
- the cphA gene encoding cyanophycin synthetase, whose amino-acid sequence MKIEKIQALRGPNIWSIRRKKLIQMRLDLEEMENFPTNKIDGFRERIEKLIPSLITHRCSEGREGGFFHRVETGTWMGHVIEHIALEIQTLAGMEVGFGRTRETKTPGVYNVVFNYIEENSGIYTAEESVKIAEALIVGEEYDLNACIKRLKEIRERERLGPSTGSIVQEAVSRKIPWIRLGNNSLVQLGYGVNQQRFQATITGKTSSIAVDIACNKELTKKMLHDAAIPVPLGELVMHEEDLDRVIRKIGYPIVLKPLNGNHGKGASINVTDWENARIGLEHAQKYSQKVIVEKYITGYDFRILVINNKMVAAARRVPAHIIGDGELNIQQLIDKENTDPRRGYGHENVLTDIAVDKDTLELLAKLQYTMDTVPQKGEVVYLKSTANLSTGGTSIDVTDMVHPENITMAERISKIIGLDVCGIDIMAENLTQPLKESGGAIIEVNAAPGFRMHLAPSEGLPRNVAAPVVDMLYPPGKPFTIPIIAVTGTNGKTTTTRLIAHIVKSNGHRVGFTTSDGIYIQNTMLTKGDTTGPVSAEFILKDPTVEFAVLETARGGILRSGLGFSQCDIGVLTNVKEDHLGMNDIHNLKDLTRVKRVVLDSVKKNGWSVMNADDEYSMRILHDIDSQVAIFSMDEHNPHIRKFAKEGRITCVYEEGFVTIKKGDWKIRIGKAKDFPITMEGKARFMIQNVLAASLACYLHGFGIEDISNSLRTFIPSAQLTPGRLNIFKFKNFKVLIDFAHNPAGYEAIEDYLKNVESNKKIGIISGVGDRRDNDIRECGRIAGRMFDYIIIRNEKHLRGRTEDEINGLIIEGIQSSGRDVSYEIIPKEIEALKHAISMAEEGTFITALSDVISNAIELVQEYQTRELLEDGKIL is encoded by the coding sequence ATGAAAATTGAGAAAATACAGGCACTACGCGGCCCGAATATTTGGAGTATCAGAAGAAAGAAGCTGATACAGATGAGGTTGGATCTTGAGGAAATGGAAAATTTTCCGACCAATAAAATCGATGGATTCAGGGAAAGGATTGAAAAACTGATTCCTTCACTCATCACGCACCGGTGTTCTGAAGGAAGAGAAGGAGGATTCTTCCACCGGGTAGAGACAGGAACCTGGATGGGACATGTGATTGAGCATATTGCCCTTGAAATCCAGACTCTGGCGGGTATGGAAGTCGGTTTCGGTCGCACGCGCGAAACCAAAACTCCCGGCGTATATAACGTTGTATTTAATTATATTGAAGAAAATTCTGGTATCTATACCGCAGAAGAATCCGTAAAGATCGCAGAAGCCCTGATTGTAGGCGAAGAATATGATCTGAACGCCTGTATAAAAAGGCTTAAAGAAATCCGTGAAAGAGAGCGGCTTGGGCCCTCTACGGGAAGCATAGTTCAGGAAGCGGTTTCCAGGAAAATCCCATGGATAAGGCTGGGCAACAATTCCCTTGTTCAATTGGGATATGGAGTAAACCAGCAGCGTTTCCAGGCAACAATCACCGGTAAGACAAGCTCTATTGCCGTAGATATTGCATGCAATAAGGAGCTGACGAAGAAAATGCTACACGATGCGGCCATTCCGGTACCTCTGGGGGAGCTTGTGATGCATGAAGAGGACCTGGACAGGGTCATCAGAAAAATAGGCTATCCAATTGTGCTGAAGCCATTGAACGGAAATCACGGAAAAGGAGCTTCCATCAACGTTACAGATTGGGAAAATGCCAGGATAGGACTTGAACATGCCCAAAAGTACTCTCAGAAAGTCATTGTTGAAAAATATATTACCGGATATGATTTCAGAATCCTGGTCATCAACAATAAAATGGTAGCCGCTGCCCGAAGGGTTCCTGCACATATTATAGGAGATGGTGAACTTAATATCCAGCAGCTTATTGATAAAGAAAATACAGACCCGAGAAGAGGGTATGGACATGAAAATGTTTTAACAGATATTGCCGTAGATAAAGATACTCTTGAATTGCTGGCCAAACTTCAGTATACCATGGATACGGTTCCTCAGAAAGGGGAAGTAGTATATCTTAAATCTACCGCCAACCTTTCTACCGGAGGGACTTCCATTGATGTTACCGACATGGTGCACCCTGAGAATATCACAATGGCTGAAAGAATATCTAAAATTATCGGACTGGATGTATGCGGGATCGATATCATGGCGGAAAACTTAACCCAGCCCCTGAAAGAAAGCGGTGGTGCCATTATTGAAGTCAATGCTGCTCCGGGATTCAGGATGCATCTGGCTCCTAGCGAGGGACTGCCGAGAAATGTAGCAGCACCTGTTGTTGATATGCTGTATCCGCCGGGAAAACCATTTACCATCCCGATTATTGCCGTAACTGGAACCAACGGGAAAACCACGACAACCAGGCTTATTGCCCATATTGTTAAAAGCAATGGACACCGGGTAGGCTTCACCACTTCTGATGGTATTTATATTCAGAATACAATGCTGACCAAGGGCGATACCACAGGACCCGTCTCAGCTGAATTCATTCTGAAGGATCCTACCGTTGAATTTGCAGTCCTGGAAACTGCCAGAGGAGGAATCTTACGTTCCGGACTGGGTTTTTCACAATGTGACATCGGTGTATTGACCAATGTTAAAGAAGATCATCTGGGTATGAATGATATTCATAACCTTAAAGATCTTACAAGAGTAAAAAGAGTAGTGCTGGACAGCGTTAAAAAGAACGGCTGGAGCGTGATGAATGCCGATGATGAGTATTCCATGAGGATCCTTCATGACATCGACAGCCAGGTTGCTATTTTCAGTATGGACGAACATAATCCCCATATCAGAAAATTCGCTAAAGAAGGAAGGATTACGTGCGTATACGAAGAAGGCTTTGTTACCATTAAAAAAGGTGATTGGAAAATAAGGATCGGGAAAGCAAAAGACTTTCCGATTACTATGGAAGGAAAGGCAAGATTCATGATCCAGAATGTTCTGGCAGCCAGTTTAGCCTGCTATCTCCATGGCTTCGGCATCGAAGATATTTCCAATTCCCTCAGGACCTTTATCCCAAGCGCACAGCTCACTCCGGGAAGACTGAATATTTTCAAGTTCAAGAATTTTAAAGTGTTGATTGATTTTGCCCATAATCCTGCCGGTTATGAAGCAATTGAAGATTACCTGAAAAATGTAGAATCCAATAAGAAGATCGGGATTATTTCCGGTGTGGGAGACCGAAGGGATAATGACATCCGTGAATGTGGCAGGATTGCAGGAAGGATGTTTGATTATATCATCATCAGAAATGAAAAACACCTGCGCGGAAGGACAGAAGATGAAATCAACGGACTGATTATTGAAGGAATCCAATCTTCGGGAAGGGATGTCAGTTATGAGATCATTCCTAAGGAAATTGAAGCATTGAAACACGCGATCAGCATGGCCGAAGAAGGTACCTTTATCACGGCGCTGAGTGATGTTATTTCAAATGCCATCGAACTTGTGCAGGAATATCAGACACGTGAACTGCTGGAAGACGGTAAAATACTTTAA
- a CDS encoding carboxylate-amine ligase: MQHQFTIGIEEEYQIIDVESRDLISHVSKIIEGGKAILSENLKHEMHESMIEMETGICQNIQEARTELTNLRRHLIQIAHEQGLRVSGGGTHPFSHWSANTITQGERYTKIVDDMGDVARENLIFGLHVHIGIPNREEGVRIQNVMRYFLPHVYALSTNSPFWIGRYTGFKSYRQEIFVKFPRTGIPSYFNSLAEFDSYVDLLVKTGTIDNAKKIWWDLRVHPFYPTIEFRICDMPMRIDETVCLAAIMQSLVAKIYKLHQQNLSFRSYRRLLLNENKWRASKSGIEAHLIDFGKEESVPYPVLLKELLEFIDDVVDELGCRKEVEYAWKILEYGTGADRQLSIFRETGDLTKVVDYMISETEYGITHGLPAS, encoded by the coding sequence ATGCAGCATCAGTTTACCATAGGCATTGAGGAAGAATATCAGATCATCGATGTGGAAAGCCGTGATCTCATTTCCCATGTTTCCAAGATCATTGAAGGCGGAAAGGCGATCCTCAGTGAGAATCTAAAGCACGAGATGCATGAATCCATGATTGAAATGGAAACGGGCATCTGCCAGAATATCCAGGAAGCCAGAACGGAGCTCACCAACCTTCGTAGGCATCTGATCCAGATTGCCCATGAACAGGGACTTAGGGTATCCGGAGGCGGAACCCATCCTTTTTCACACTGGTCTGCCAATACCATAACCCAGGGAGAGCGGTATACCAAAATTGTAGATGATATGGGAGATGTCGCCCGTGAAAATCTAATTTTTGGGCTGCATGTCCATATCGGGATCCCAAACCGGGAAGAAGGTGTGCGGATACAGAATGTGATGCGGTATTTCCTTCCGCATGTATATGCTTTGTCCACCAATTCGCCGTTCTGGATCGGAAGGTATACCGGCTTTAAATCTTACCGGCAGGAAATTTTCGTGAAATTCCCGCGTACCGGAATCCCAAGTTATTTCAACTCTCTTGCAGAGTTTGACAGCTATGTAGATTTGCTGGTAAAAACAGGAACCATCGACAATGCAAAAAAAATCTGGTGGGACCTTCGTGTCCATCCCTTCTATCCTACCATAGAATTCAGGATCTGTGACATGCCGATGAGAATTGATGAAACCGTATGCCTGGCCGCCATCATGCAAAGCCTTGTGGCAAAAATTTATAAGCTGCACCAGCAAAACCTGAGCTTCAGGAGCTACAGAAGGCTTCTGCTGAACGAAAACAAATGGAGGGCTTCCAAGAGCGGTATTGAAGCGCACCTCATCGATTTCGGAAAGGAGGAATCTGTTCCTTATCCGGTGCTCCTCAAAGAGCTTCTTGAGTTTATTGATGATGTGGTGGATGAGCTAGGATGCAGGAAAGAAGTGGAATATGCCTGGAAAATCCTTGAATACGGAACCGGAGCAGACCGTCAGCTGAGCATTTTCAGGGAAACAGGAGACCTGACCAAAGTAGTTGATTATATGATTTCTGAAACTGAATATGGAATCACCCACGGCCTCCCTGCTTCATAA
- a CDS encoding ATP-grasp domain-containing protein, whose protein sequence is MKEKIIVCISCYYKGYDFMDEMQKLGNRVILITSENLKDKNWPWHAIEETFYMPETKPSVWNLDHLVQGFSYLMQTRKADAVVALDDYDVEKAALVRETFRIPGMGQTTHRYFRDKLAMRQKAEQSAIEVPEFTAVFNNDEIHDFTQRVPAPWVLKPRSEASASGIRKIRSENELWEALNALGDERHLFLLESFKPGDVYHVDSLTYNNSTVFTSASQYLAPPMQVSHEGGVFMTKTLGKDSVDFKDLNHLNSLLLKTFGLKNGATHTEFIKGKEDGKWYFLETSSRVGGAHIPDLVEAATHINIWREWARIEDALLKNKEYKIADPAGHYAGLIIALIKDQNPDYRDFESEEAVKFLPIDHHIGIVYRSDDPDIIQEKLNNAAVRIQAEMLSILPPKTKPTS, encoded by the coding sequence ATGAAGGAGAAAATCATTGTATGCATTTCCTGCTACTACAAGGGTTATGATTTCATGGATGAAATGCAGAAACTCGGTAACAGGGTTATCCTGATCACTTCAGAAAATCTGAAGGACAAGAACTGGCCATGGCATGCCATTGAAGAAACCTTCTACATGCCTGAAACGAAACCCTCTGTCTGGAACCTCGATCATCTTGTGCAGGGATTTTCTTACCTCATGCAGACCAGGAAGGCAGATGCCGTTGTCGCTTTGGACGATTATGATGTCGAAAAAGCAGCGCTCGTACGTGAAACCTTTCGTATTCCGGGCATGGGACAGACAACCCACCGTTATTTCAGGGATAAGCTCGCCATGAGGCAGAAGGCTGAACAATCTGCCATAGAGGTTCCGGAATTCACAGCTGTTTTTAATAATGATGAGATCCATGATTTTACACAGAGAGTACCGGCTCCCTGGGTTCTGAAACCACGTTCTGAAGCTTCCGCTTCAGGCATCAGGAAAATCCGGTCGGAAAATGAGCTCTGGGAGGCACTGAACGCCCTCGGTGATGAACGCCATCTTTTCTTACTGGAAAGCTTCAAGCCGGGAGATGTGTACCATGTTGACAGTCTTACATACAATAACAGCACTGTTTTTACATCCGCATCCCAGTATCTTGCCCCTCCGATGCAGGTGTCCCATGAAGGCGGTGTATTCATGACCAAGACTCTCGGAAAAGATTCCGTAGATTTCAAGGATCTAAACCATCTGAACAGTCTGTTGCTTAAAACCTTCGGGTTAAAAAACGGCGCTACCCATACAGAATTCATCAAAGGAAAAGAAGATGGGAAATGGTATTTCCTGGAAACGTCATCCAGAGTGGGAGGTGCGCATATTCCCGACCTGGTGGAGGCAGCCACCCATATCAACATCTGGCGTGAATGGGCCAGGATTGAAGATGCACTCTTAAAAAACAAGGAATATAAGATAGCTGATCCGGCAGGACACTATGCAGGACTGATTATTGCGCTCATCAAAGATCAAAACCCGGATTACCGTGATTTTGAATCTGAAGAAGCCGTAAAATTCCTTCCTATAGACCATCACATCGGGATTGTATACCGGTCGGATGATCCGGACATCATCCAGGAAAAGCTGAACAATGCAGCTGTCAGGATACAGGCAGAAATGCTGAGCATCCTTCCTCCGAAAACAAAGCCGACCAGTTAA
- a CDS encoding cyanophycinase, whose amino-acid sequence MKPVGKLIVIGGAVNKGSFSETDFDQNIEKNLNFFERGILRKIINESKHKENSVIEIITTASQIPQIVGSEYKKAFEFLGAKNVNILDIHNREEANSDAMVARANAADVVMFTGGDQLRLTSILGGTRFHDTILLKYQEQNFIYSGTSAGAAAASENMIYQGSSSEALLKGEIKTTQGLGLIDNVIIDTHFVQRGRIGRLFQAVVNNPRTLGIGLGEDTGLFIYNDVMTAVGSGLVIIVDGRFIKDTNLTNINLGEPISIDNLTVHVMSMNDHYDLTTRTLTIENSQFNPIPQEK is encoded by the coding sequence ATGAAACCCGTTGGAAAATTAATCGTTATCGGAGGCGCTGTAAACAAAGGGAGTTTTTCAGAAACCGATTTCGACCAGAATATTGAAAAAAACCTCAATTTTTTTGAAAGAGGCATCTTAAGGAAAATTATTAATGAATCCAAGCATAAGGAGAATTCTGTGATTGAGATCATTACTACGGCTTCCCAAATCCCTCAGATCGTAGGTTCCGAATATAAAAAGGCATTTGAGTTTCTGGGTGCCAAAAACGTAAATATCCTTGACATCCATAACCGGGAAGAGGCCAATTCTGATGCTATGGTCGCCAGAGCCAACGCAGCGGATGTAGTCATGTTTACCGGCGGTGACCAATTGAGGCTTACATCTATTTTAGGAGGAACGCGGTTTCATGATACCATACTTTTAAAATATCAGGAACAGAATTTTATTTATTCCGGTACTTCAGCCGGCGCTGCTGCCGCTTCTGAAAATATGATTTACCAGGGAAGCAGCTCCGAAGCTTTGCTGAAAGGAGAAATCAAAACCACACAGGGACTCGGATTAATTGATAATGTGATTATCGATACCCACTTCGTACAGAGGGGAAGAATCGGCAGGTTATTTCAGGCCGTCGTTAATAATCCGAGAACACTTGGAATCGGACTTGGAGAAGATACGGGACTTTTCATCTATAATGATGTGATGACAGCTGTAGGCTCCGGACTGGTAATTATTGTAGACGGAAGGTTCATTAAAGATACTAACCTGACCAACATCAACCTTGGAGAACCTATTTCCATAGATAACTTAACGGTGCATGTGATGTCAATGAATGACCATTATGACCTTACCACCAGAACACTCACCATTGAGAATTCACAATTCAACCCGATACCACAGGAGAAATAA